In one Paramormyrops kingsleyae isolate MSU_618 chromosome 18, PKINGS_0.4, whole genome shotgun sequence genomic region, the following are encoded:
- the dixdc1b gene encoding dixin-A isoform X2 → MASSAHRTKLPGEGSQQLAAYVSWVNAQLRKKPGLMPVQDLRQDLRDGVVLVHLIEIVAGESLEGIHYCPQDELEKRENVEKVLQFVSSKRIRMPQTSARDIVEGNLKSAMRLILALAAHFKPSTSASHRVGGAAGRGQAGPSANHRPNSAMAMAQNAVAALAAAREDASLSGRSVLQLRQEWHCRGVSVDEEIESPYWSVRALVQQYEGQRGAPEEDSETSRPSSLSSTSPKHTPKSELVGELDGGVLAEVQQEEVSQKSGDAAKSPSCGQAAATGSATPGGGSTWEEQLCEQQEQLEKEMQEARRMVSSLQALLLHGSLPEDEQEVSLSLGEGTENAEQQLIIIRSRLDQSMEETQDLKKELLKYKQEVRSLQGVKDALQQRLGVQEASVLQLKQDLLRSSMDREELEGQNAELQRKLEERVRLLSDYKKEIAQKDRLLQQQQLKLDEATRKLSESNHHQADLQRELDHKESLLQELMNHELSGPQNNGYSHPAGPAQPYKGAEELQLVRDALRSLRNSFSGHDPQHHTLDTLEQGVASLIDRLHALDMRRRQERRGRGKSPGRKATHTDRDSWPPSTKISHSHSSPVLSSSASTKVLYFTDRSLTPFMVNIPKRLGEVTLRDFKAAVDREGNFRYHFKALDPEFGTVKEEVFQDDAVVPGWEGKIVAWVEEDHGEGRT, encoded by the exons ATGGCTTCCTCGGCTCATCGGACGAAGTTGCCAGGGGAGGGATCC CAACAGCTGGCTGCATACGTGTCCTGGGTGAACGCGCAGCTCAGGAAGAAGCCGGGATTGATGCCCGTCCAGGACCTGAGGCAGGACCTGCGAGACGGGGTGGTCCTCGTGCACCTTATCGAGATCGTGG CTGGTGAGTCGCTGGAGGGCATCCATTACTGTCCTCAGGATGAGCTGGAGAAGAGGGAGAACGTGGAGAAGGTGCTGCAGTTCGTCTCGTCCAAGCGGATTCGCATGCCGCAGACCTCAGCCCGCG ACATCGTGGAGGGGAACCTCAAGTCGGCCATGCGGCTCATCTTGGCCTTAGCCGCCCACTTCAAGCCCTCCACCTCGGCCAGTCACAGGGTGGGCGGGGCCGCAGGGCGTGGCCAGGCAGGGCCTTCGGCCAATCACAGGCCTAACTCTGCCATGGCCATGGCGCAGAATGCAGTGGCCGCCCTGGCGGCAGCCCGAGAGGACGCCTCCCTCTCTGGGCGCAGCGTCCTCCAGCTGAGGCAGGAGTGGCACTG CCGCGGCGTCAGCGTGGACGAGGAGATCGAGAGCCCGTACTGGAGCGTCCGGGCACTCGTGCAGCAGTACGAGGGCCAGCGGGGGGCGCCAGAGGAAGACTCGGAGACGTCCAGACCCTCCAG CCTCAGCTCCACCAGCCCAAAGCACACACCCAAATCGGAGCTCGTCGGAGAGCTCGATGGAGGGGTGCTGGCTGAAGTCCAGCAGGAGGAGGTTTCCCAGAAGTCAG GCGATGCTGCAAAGTCGCCCTCTTGTGGACAAGCCGCAGCTACGGGTAGTGCCACCCCAGGGGGGGGCTCCACGTGGGAGGAACAGCTGTGCGagcagcaggagcagctggAGAAGGAGATGCAAGAGGCCAGGCGGATGGTCTCCAGCctgcag GCGCTGCTCCTTCACGGCTCGCTACCCGAGGATGAGCAGGAGGTTTCCCTGAGCCTGGGGGAGGGAACAGAAAATGCAGAGCAGCAGCTG ATAATAATCCGAAGTCGCCTGGACCAGAGCATGGAAGAAACTCAGGACCTGAAG AAGGAGCTGCTGAAGTACAAGCAGGAGGTGCGCAGCCTGCAGGGGGTCAAG GATGCCTTGCAGCAGCGTCTAGGGGTCCAGGAAGCCTCGGTTTTGCAGCTGAAGCAGGATCTTTTACGATCCAGCATGGACAGGGAGGAGCTGGAGGGGCAGAAT GCCGAGTTGCAAAGGAAGCTGGAGGAGCGTGTCCGGCTGCTCAGTGACTACAAG AAGGAGATTGCCCAGAAGGACAGGCTgctgcagcagcaacagctcAAGCTGGATGAGGCGACGCGCAAACTGTCTGAGAGCAACCACCAccag GCTGACCTGCAGAGGGAGCTGGACCACAAAGAAAGTCTGTTACAGGAGCTGATGAACCATGAG CTCTCCGGTCCTCAGAATAACGGCTACTCCCACCCGGCGGGGCCTGCGCAGCCATACAAAGGG gccGAGGAGCTCCAGCTGGTGCGGGACGCCCTCCGCAGCCTGAGGAACAGCTTCAGCGGCCATGACCCCCAGCACCACACACTAGACACGCTGGAGCAGGGTGTGGCCAGTCTGATCGACCGCCTGCATGCACTGGACATGCGCCGCAGGCAGGAGCGCAGG GGTCGTGGAAAATCCCCAGGACGCAAAGCCACTCACACGGATCGTGACTCCTGGCCGCCCAGCACCA AGATCTCCCACTCCCACAGCAGCCCAGTGCTCAGCTCCTCAGCCTCCACCAAAGTACTGTACTTCACCGACCGCTCTCTTACGCCATTCATGGTCAACATCCCCAAGAG GCTTGGGGAGGTAACGCTCAGAGACTTCAAGGCAGCCGTGGACAGGGAGGGCAACTTCAGGTACCACTTCAAAGCCCTGGATCCAGAGTTTGGGACAGTGAAGGAAGAG GTATTCCAAGATGATGCAGTGGTGCCAGGCTGGGAAGGCAAAATCGTGGCCTGGGTGGAGGAGGACCATGGAGAGGGCAG GACCTAA
- the dixdc1b gene encoding dixin-A isoform X1: MIASLSKGSLPDVLQEGFNEQQLAAYVSWVNAQLRKKPGLMPVQDLRQDLRDGVVLVHLIEIVAGESLEGIHYCPQDELEKRENVEKVLQFVSSKRIRMPQTSARDIVEGNLKSAMRLILALAAHFKPSTSASHRVGGAAGRGQAGPSANHRPNSAMAMAQNAVAALAAAREDASLSGRSVLQLRQEWHCRGVSVDEEIESPYWSVRALVQQYEGQRGAPEEDSETSRPSSLSSTSPKHTPKSELVGELDGGVLAEVQQEEVSQKSGDAAKSPSCGQAAATGSATPGGGSTWEEQLCEQQEQLEKEMQEARRMVSSLQALLLHGSLPEDEQEVSLSLGEGTENAEQQLIIIRSRLDQSMEETQDLKKELLKYKQEVRSLQGVKDALQQRLGVQEASVLQLKQDLLRSSMDREELEGQNAELQRKLEERVRLLSDYKKEIAQKDRLLQQQQLKLDEATRKLSESNHHQADLQRELDHKESLLQELMNHELSGPQNNGYSHPAGPAQPYKGAEELQLVRDALRSLRNSFSGHDPQHHTLDTLEQGVASLIDRLHALDMRRRQERRGRGKSPGRKATHTDRDSWPPSTKISHSHSSPVLSSSASTKVLYFTDRSLTPFMVNIPKRLGEVTLRDFKAAVDREGNFRYHFKALDPEFGTVKEEVFQDDAVVPGWEGKIVAWVEEDHGEGRT; encoded by the exons ATGATCGCGTCCTTATCAAAGGGGAGTCTCCCTGACGTGCTCCAGGAGGGTTTCAATGAG CAACAGCTGGCTGCATACGTGTCCTGGGTGAACGCGCAGCTCAGGAAGAAGCCGGGATTGATGCCCGTCCAGGACCTGAGGCAGGACCTGCGAGACGGGGTGGTCCTCGTGCACCTTATCGAGATCGTGG CTGGTGAGTCGCTGGAGGGCATCCATTACTGTCCTCAGGATGAGCTGGAGAAGAGGGAGAACGTGGAGAAGGTGCTGCAGTTCGTCTCGTCCAAGCGGATTCGCATGCCGCAGACCTCAGCCCGCG ACATCGTGGAGGGGAACCTCAAGTCGGCCATGCGGCTCATCTTGGCCTTAGCCGCCCACTTCAAGCCCTCCACCTCGGCCAGTCACAGGGTGGGCGGGGCCGCAGGGCGTGGCCAGGCAGGGCCTTCGGCCAATCACAGGCCTAACTCTGCCATGGCCATGGCGCAGAATGCAGTGGCCGCCCTGGCGGCAGCCCGAGAGGACGCCTCCCTCTCTGGGCGCAGCGTCCTCCAGCTGAGGCAGGAGTGGCACTG CCGCGGCGTCAGCGTGGACGAGGAGATCGAGAGCCCGTACTGGAGCGTCCGGGCACTCGTGCAGCAGTACGAGGGCCAGCGGGGGGCGCCAGAGGAAGACTCGGAGACGTCCAGACCCTCCAG CCTCAGCTCCACCAGCCCAAAGCACACACCCAAATCGGAGCTCGTCGGAGAGCTCGATGGAGGGGTGCTGGCTGAAGTCCAGCAGGAGGAGGTTTCCCAGAAGTCAG GCGATGCTGCAAAGTCGCCCTCTTGTGGACAAGCCGCAGCTACGGGTAGTGCCACCCCAGGGGGGGGCTCCACGTGGGAGGAACAGCTGTGCGagcagcaggagcagctggAGAAGGAGATGCAAGAGGCCAGGCGGATGGTCTCCAGCctgcag GCGCTGCTCCTTCACGGCTCGCTACCCGAGGATGAGCAGGAGGTTTCCCTGAGCCTGGGGGAGGGAACAGAAAATGCAGAGCAGCAGCTG ATAATAATCCGAAGTCGCCTGGACCAGAGCATGGAAGAAACTCAGGACCTGAAG AAGGAGCTGCTGAAGTACAAGCAGGAGGTGCGCAGCCTGCAGGGGGTCAAG GATGCCTTGCAGCAGCGTCTAGGGGTCCAGGAAGCCTCGGTTTTGCAGCTGAAGCAGGATCTTTTACGATCCAGCATGGACAGGGAGGAGCTGGAGGGGCAGAAT GCCGAGTTGCAAAGGAAGCTGGAGGAGCGTGTCCGGCTGCTCAGTGACTACAAG AAGGAGATTGCCCAGAAGGACAGGCTgctgcagcagcaacagctcAAGCTGGATGAGGCGACGCGCAAACTGTCTGAGAGCAACCACCAccag GCTGACCTGCAGAGGGAGCTGGACCACAAAGAAAGTCTGTTACAGGAGCTGATGAACCATGAG CTCTCCGGTCCTCAGAATAACGGCTACTCCCACCCGGCGGGGCCTGCGCAGCCATACAAAGGG gccGAGGAGCTCCAGCTGGTGCGGGACGCCCTCCGCAGCCTGAGGAACAGCTTCAGCGGCCATGACCCCCAGCACCACACACTAGACACGCTGGAGCAGGGTGTGGCCAGTCTGATCGACCGCCTGCATGCACTGGACATGCGCCGCAGGCAGGAGCGCAGG GGTCGTGGAAAATCCCCAGGACGCAAAGCCACTCACACGGATCGTGACTCCTGGCCGCCCAGCACCA AGATCTCCCACTCCCACAGCAGCCCAGTGCTCAGCTCCTCAGCCTCCACCAAAGTACTGTACTTCACCGACCGCTCTCTTACGCCATTCATGGTCAACATCCCCAAGAG GCTTGGGGAGGTAACGCTCAGAGACTTCAAGGCAGCCGTGGACAGGGAGGGCAACTTCAGGTACCACTTCAAAGCCCTGGATCCAGAGTTTGGGACAGTGAAGGAAGAG GTATTCCAAGATGATGCAGTGGTGCCAGGCTGGGAAGGCAAAATCGTGGCCTGGGTGGAGGAGGACCATGGAGAGGGCAG GACCTAA